The Phacochoerus africanus isolate WHEZ1 chromosome 9, ROS_Pafr_v1, whole genome shotgun sequence genomic sequence TTCCTCTCTTGACCCTTGGCCTGAAATCCAAAAGACcagactcctggagttccctggtagcctattggttgaggatctggtgtggtcagtcctgtggcttgggtcactgctgtggtgcaggtttgatgcctggcccgggaatttccatatgctatgggcactaccaaaaaacccctaaagaacaaaaacaaaaccagactaATCTAGCCCTGGCTTTTGGAGGGGAAAGTCTGTCTTGAAAACTGATAGTCACAGTCTTACCCGCATTGAAATTTGAGGTATGATCTTTTACTTCCTGCATGATCCAGAAACTTCAAATCTGAGTAGTTAATAATCCTGTACTCCTGGCAGAGACATACCTAACCTCTATGGAGGCAGATACTCTGTCCAGTCCACACATAAATAGTCTTCTTACCCTTTAAATACCCAAGAAAACAATGTACATGGAATCAGCAGATGAATCAGACCTCCTAGAACTCTAGATAGTAGAGTTAATGCATATTGataataaaatggtttaaaatacttttaaaatgcttaaacaaataaaggaaatatttactaCCACAAGAGTAAGATAATACCAAAGTAGACCATAGATATTTAAACTAATAAAATTGAACTTCTACAGTCAATATAGGCTTTGGAATACAAAGCTCAGTGGATATGTTAAGCAACTGAACAGAGGTTTGATGAACTAGAAGACAGATCAGAAGAAATTAACCAGAAAGCAGTACAGATAAAGGAAGAGAGTGAAAGTGAGGGTTTAACAAGATGTGGAGTAAATAGTAGAAAAGTCTGATATATGTCTAATTGCAATTCCAGAAGGAAATGATAGAGAAAATAGTGGAGCCAATTTTCAAAAAGTAACTGGAATATGTGCGAACATGGGTGATTAGAATTAGTGACGTCTTTGGTAAAACCATAATTTACATATGGCACTGTTGCAGGACTTTCTTAAATCATAAAATTTTCCTGcaaaatagcctttaaaattaggggttcccattggagttccctggtggctcagcaggttaaggatccagtgttgtcactattgtggcttgggttgtgatgtgggtttgatctctggccctggaacttctgcattccacggggtagccaaaaaaaaaaattcgggtACCCAATAATGCAtatctcagacaagcaaaaataatctagttttgtgtgtgtgtgtgtgtgtgtgtgtacacgtgtgtgtctTTCTAGGCTGTatcagcagcacatggaggttcccagtctaccggttgaattggagctgtagccactggcctacatcacagctcacagcaacgccggatacttaaccaaactgattgaggccagggatcgaatctgtgtcctcatggatactaatcagattcatttccactgagccatgatgggaactccaaataatctagtatttttgtatatttataataaaataaatttattattaaatataatcaaAGAGCTTTAGAGCTAGGATTTCAGAAAAAGTTTTGATATAACCAGAACAGTTAAGAACTTGTTTAACCCCACAGGCCTTGTAATAACAGAGCTATAGCTAGAAACTGGGTCTACTGACTCCAAGTttagtgttttttctttatattttgctaaatattttagaCATATAGATAAAGCTACTTTCATCAGATTTTTAAGATCTAAAGTTTAGATGCCAAAGCATTTTGGAAAAAGCTAGAGGTAATTATATGGCGTTGCAAatacagcatatttttttttggtcatgcctgtggcacgcagaagttccatggccagggactgaacctgtgccacagcagtgacccaagccactgaaatgaaaggaaactcctttcttttttttaaactagtaaTGTTTTTGGTAGGATTACTGATGCTTTTTTCCTGTTGCTTTGTCAGAGCGAggtatgtgaattacatcaaAACGTCAGAAGTGGTCAGACTGCCCTATCCTCTCCAGATGAAATCTTCAGGCCCTCCTTCTTACTTCATTAAAAGGGAATCTTGGGGCTGGACAGACTTTCTGATGAACCCAATGGTATGTATCAGGCTTTGATAAAGTATCTCTAttaatctcttaatttcttttagcaGTTGAAAACTTCTAAACCCTGTTAGAAAGAAAGCTGGGGCCAACTTCTTGGATGAAAGGATTATtggaataatttataaatttcagGAAAATAGTAGCTTGGGGAATACACAATGAAAAGGATAATAGTGAGAAAGGCACAGTAGATTTGACATTGAAATGTGCAACAGAAATTGGGTAAGTACTTAGGTTTAAATTTCAAACAGAGTGTGCGGTAAGTCACACGTGGAGCTAGATGTCTCATCCTTCATACACATGCATATTAGTCCACTGATGACTgtgccatcattaaaaaatttccccTCTTGAAAGCATAAGTAaggtattttctcctttttcaaataTGTAGTGAACAGAGAAATTATTCTGTGGTCATTTAAATACTTGATATTTTCATTAAACAATGTTGTGGTATCCACTAATATACTAATAGCATAATTCTTTAGAAACACATTGACTTTTTGAAAGTTGAATGATTATCTTAGAATTGTCTAAATGTTGATCATATTTCTTGCTGATGGCTATTTAGATCACAAACAGGAATGTTTCAGGCTATACCTCCTTTGAGAAGAATAAGTTAGTAAAACTAGTCTGCCATATTACTGTTACTATAGTACTGCCTAGTAACCCTATAGTTAGTAAAACTAGTCTGCCATATATACTATTACTATAGTACTGCCTAGTACTATATTATACATTCCATGGAGGATATAGTGTTTTCTCCAAGAACCCCAACTCGTCTGGAAAGAGAACCTGGCTGGCCATCAGGATCACCATTCTGCTAGATTGCATATTGAACAAAGTAAATGACTAGTTCTGTTTGCAAACTGTATTAGATAAAACTCTAAACTCTGCCAAATGATAGGTAGCACAGATAAGAAGTAAAGTGTCTATAAAGTCCACGCACTTATAGGTAAGGCTTTTACACTGTACAGCAGGTAGACATTGAGCTCCTTGCCATCAGCAGGGCTCATTCAGTAGAACTGAAGTGGGGGTTGCTAGATTTATTCTACATACAGTATTTAATTTCATCACTGGTTGTTAAGTGCAGATTTTATTCTACAGTTAAGTTGGGAAAACAtttccgaatttttttttttcacaggtTATGATGATGGTCCTTCCATTACTGATATTTGTGCTTCTGCCCAAAGTGGTCAACACAAGTGATCCTGAAATGAGACGGGTAAGATGATTGAACTGTGTTCTGATGCCTGGTCCTGGTCCATCCTCTGAGGCTAAATGGCTTGGGGTTTTTCAGCTTTATCCTAATTCCCAGGCCAAATTCATCTACAGGTTATGTTGACACAGTATTAGTGTTCCTGGCATTTAAATAATTGCTTTCATTGGACCAGATAAAATCAGTTGGTTCTGCCTGATAAAAGCCTCGGTCTCTTCATATAACTAAAACATTCTGCTTAGCACTTGCCTCTTTGTGCCTACCTATTGAATAGTTGGCAATGCATAATAATCCTAGTGTATCTGATccaaatattacataaaatgatATCGTTTTATAATCTGTCTTTACCCTACAAAACTCTTCAGAGTAtacatttagtttatttatttttttcccagcagctttgctttttattttttaaattttataatttttattttttccattatagctggtttacagtgttctgtcaattttctactgtacagcaaggtgacccagtcacacatacacagattatacatttaatttatgtgttcagacacacaaaagaaatttggataaaccaaaaaagaaaaatagaatagtaGCTTGCAAACTGTCTATCACAAAACCATTCTGCTTGATAAGGGGGAGGGGAGTTGCCAAGTAAGATGTTTCAAATTTACTGCCACCACTTTGTCTCTTTTAAATATTGGTTTCCATATAaaatcttcagaattttttttttttttgtctttttagggacgcacctaaggcatatggaggttcccaggctaggggtctaatcagagctatagccactggcctccgccacacccacagcaacaccagatctgagctatgtctatgacctacaccacagctcacggcaacaccagatccttgacccagtgagcaaggccagggatggaacccgcaacctcatggttcctattcaaattcttttcctctgcaccacgacgggaactcccagaattttttaaaaaacatccatTCTTCCACCCCAAAATTTCATCAACAAATATCTCCTGAGTTCCAAGTTTTTCCATTCTATTAATGATGTAGTTATACCTTATTCATCACTGAATAACCACTtattaatcaattttaaaatggattatgcgactaggaaccatgaggttgtgggttcggtccctgcccttgctcagtgggttaacgatccggcgttgccgtgagctgtggtgtaggctgcagacgcggctcggatccggcgttgctgtggctctggcgtaggccggtggctacagctccgattcaacccctagcctgggaacctccatatgccgcgggatcggcccaagaaatagcaacaacaacaacaacaacaaaagacaaaataaaataaaataaaatggattatgtGTTATCCCTGTCATCAAAACAGAGTTGATGATACAGTTTTGTAGGGACTCGAGATCTGTTACCATATACATTTAATTCTTATTTGTTAGGGTATATTAACATATTTGATTTGTGTTTATGTTTCTTTTCCTGGCCTTATTTGTAAAAGcactttttccttaaaaactcatgtgctggagttcccaagtggctcagggggttaaggatccaacattgtcactaaAGTGACccaggtttctgctgtggcttgggttcgatccctggtttgggaacttcttcatgctgtgggtgtggctggaaaaaaacaaaaaaacaaacaaaaacctcatgtGAAAATTCTACCTTTGGAGAGAAAGCCCAAgctaataatttaataaaaagctTAATTTTAAATGAGAGGTAATAGagtattatttttgtgtgtgtctgaacTAGTACAATTTAAGTTCACTTTTGGAAAGTCACATGAAGTTCAAATGAAGCAGACATTACATTAATACTGTCAAAAATGGATCAGTATTTTATAGATTGTTGGCTTAATAAGGGGGATGACAAAACATCAAATTAagagtgccaaatccttaagtcTTGCGAGTGACTGTAACATTTGTGTTTCTTGACTATAGATGCTGTAATCGAGGTCACCCAAGTCATAGAATATTCATAGATTTTCTTCAAAGGCAAGGGCTCAGGTCTTGGAAATACTACTGAGGTTTTCAAAACATTCctgatattttgatatataattCAAGATTGATTTTAGTTATATGCATCTAAAAAAAGTATGCATTTAAGAAAATGCATCaagaaagcatttaaaacatcaagaaagcatttttttgtttgtttttttagggccgcatctgtggcacatggaggttcctaggctaggggtctaattggctaccccacagccacagcaatgccagatccaagctgagtctgcaacctacaccacagctcatgacagcgctagatcccagacctactgagtaaggccagggatcaaacccgaaacctcatggttcctagtcggtttcatttcccatgcgccatgatgggaactcctcaaggaagcattttaatcagaaaacataaaataaggtGGCAGGAATATAATCTCCCATGTCCATTATCAGAGAAAATGGCCTTTATAAAAAAAACATAAGCTGAATCAAACCCTAGGCTACAATTATTGGACATTTACTAAGGATCAAAATGCTTAGTTATAGAAAGGACACATGAAACATAGTTTCTTGAGTGCTGTTAGGTGTGAAATTGCAACATTGCTCAAACCATTATCTTTTACTTGTATTGTTCCTCTCATTCCTTAATGGAAATACCAGTTATTAAATGACTTGAAGGATCCCTGTGCCTTTTATTATCACTGTGCTTTGTCTTCCTGCAGGAGATGGAGCAGTCAATGAATATGCTGAATTCCAACCATGAATTGCCTGATGTTTCTGAGTTCATGACAAGACTCTTCTCTTCAAAATCATCCGGCAAATCTAGCAGTGGCAGCAGTAAAACAGGCAAAAGTGGGGCTGGCAAAAGGAGGTAGTCAGGCAGGTCAGAAATGGCATTTGCACAAATATGGCAACACTGGGTGCCATCCAAGTTTTGAGGGAAAACCATGTGAAGCAACTACTGTAAACAAGTCATCCTTAAAGTTGATCTCTGATAACTGTTGTGTGTGATAACTCTTCAGCACATGTTTGCGTTTGGTACACAAGAAAATCCAGCTTTCATTCTTTGTACGAGGTCAATACTGATGTCACTGAATTAATTACAGTGTCTATAGAAAATGACATTAATAAGTTATATGAAGTACTATACattaagtatattaaaataagTCTTAATCCAGAGATAAATttatcttgtcatttttttccccactttatattttttttcttcctaacagTTTTCTGCTATCTTTCATTATCTGTGGCTTGTTAATTGTCctttcctggggtttttttttttttttttttggtctttttaggcccatacctgcaggatatggaagctcccgggttaggggtcaaataggagctgtggctgccagcctacaccacagccatagcaacgccagatccaagccacacctgcaacctatactgtagctcaaggcaacgctggatccttaacacactgagcagggccagggatcaaatctgctaGTATCCtcgtatcctcgtggatactagtcaagtttgttaaatcagagccacaatgggaacccctaccTTTCCTGTGTAAGAAGAAGTAGTTAATATTCTTAGAGCATCTAGCACTATGGTTTTCTGTGTAACCAGACCTTTCAAAATTCTCACTCCTGATGAGACCCATTTAACATTCCTTGATATTTGAAGTAGAACCACATGTTCCTgatgtagttttaatttttttttttgtcttttgtcttttttggggctgtaccctcagcaaacggaagttcccaggctagtcgaattggagctgcagctgccggcctacaccacagccacagaaacttgggatctgagccacatctgcaacctacaccacagctcatggcaacgtcaaatccttaacccactgagcaaggccggggatcaaacctgcatcctcatgcatactagttgggttcttaacctgctgagccacaacgggaactccagttttaatttctgttattacAGTTAGTTTTAGAGTGTGGGTATGTGAGTTAGAATAGATGCtatccatttttaaattctgGTTACCATTTGTGGTTTCATTTTACAGTTATTTCAGACATGAGCTATAATTTGGGGTATATTAAAATAAGTAATGGATAATATCCAGTGCCAGTCCTCAGTAGAGATGGATAATATCCAGTGCCAGTCCTCCGTAGAGATGGATAATATCCAGTGCCAGTCCTCCGTAGAGCTCTTATGTAGGGAGGAAGCAAAAATCACAACAGGCAGTGAATGGCCAGGGCAAAGTAGTACAGCAGTAGAAAAGCCTTGTCATCTGAGAATGGAAAATCAACCTTGGAGCTCCATGTTTTAATGGTGGTGTAGCAGAGGTAGCTCTCCCATCATTGAT encodes the following:
- the EMC7 gene encoding ER membrane protein complex subunit 7; the encoded protein is MAAALWALFPVFLLLLSGDAQSSEVSGSTSEGSGGSGAGVGDRFKIEGRAVVPGVKPQDWISAARVLVDGEEHVGFLKTDGSFVVHDIPSGSYVVEVISPAYRFDPVRVDITSKGKMRARYVNYIKTSEVVRLPYPLQMKSSGPPSYFIKRESWGWTDFLMNPMVMMMVLPLLIFVLLPKVVNTSDPEMRREMEQSMNMLNSNHELPDVSEFMTRLFSSKSSGKSSSGSSKTGKSGAGKRR